The following is a genomic window from Planctomycetota bacterium.
CTTATGGATGAGCCACAGGTTTCGCGCGTAGATACCCCAGCCGGTGCCCTGGCCGAGAACACCGACGATGTCGCGGCGCCAGACGAAGTAAATCAACAGCAACGACGCCCCGCCCAAGCTCATCCACCAGAACACGACCGGAACGGTGGACCGTTTTTGCTTTTCGCTGACGAGCCACTGCACGAGCATGCGGCCGGTGAAGAGTACTTGGCCGAAAAGGCCGAGTCCGACCATGAGTAGACCGGCCGGTGCCGTAACATCGAAGACGGTTTGCCACCAGTGCCGACCACGATCACGGCGCTCAAGCTCCGCGGCAAACTCGTCGGCCGTGAGACGGACACCGGCATCGGTCACGAAGACCGGGGAACCATCGGCATCGCGCTCGACCTGGAGCGTGCCGATACGGTCCGACATACGCACCGGTGCGGCGGCAATGGACAACAGCAGTAGGAAAATCGCGAGCCGTGAAGGATTCACGAGCGATCCGGGCCGAGCGGGCCGACCTCGTCGGTCTCGGGCTGGTCGACGTGCGTGACCAGCGGCGCGGGGTGCTCGCTGACGGCTTCGAAGTGCTCGACATCCGGTGTCAATTCACGCCGCTTGGCCCACTCACGGATGCAACGCGCGATGGCCGCGTCGAGGTCGTCGAGATCATCCGGATCGAGATGCTTGATGTAGCTGACGTCACCGCCGTTGGATCGGGCCTGATGACGGATGCTCTCGACGAGTTCCTTGCCGTGGCCGCGTTCGAACAGATCGACCGGGATACGACGTGCGACGTAAATCGCCTCCGGCATCTCGGTCCGGTCACGGAGCAGATCCTGCGCACCGCGTAACGCCTCGTCCCGAGACGCAAAACGCCCCGCGAAAGTCTCGCGGTCGAAGCTATAGCTGTACCAACGTCGGTTGCCGGTCGGCACTTTCACGTCGGTTTCAGGTTCACTCATCAACGAGGTCACGTCGT
Proteins encoded in this region:
- a CDS encoding lipid-A-disaccharide synthase N-terminal domain-containing protein, which gives rise to MVGLGLFGQVLFTGRMLVQWLVSEKQKRSTVPVVFWWMSLGGASLLLIYFVWRRDIVGVLGQGTGWGIYARNLWLIHKAK